ACCCCCGGCCGGCCCATCCGGGTCGCCTCGCAGCTCAGCGCACTGCGGCGGTGGGGCTGGAGCCTCGCCGGCGAGCTGCGCCAGGCCGCCGCCCGGGACCCCGACCGACCGGCGATCATCGACGAGGACGGCGTCGAGCTGACGTACCAGCGGCTGCTCGACCGGGCCGAGCGGACCGCCCGTTCGCTGCGGGCCGGGCTCGGCATCCAGGCCGGGGACCGCATCGGCGTCCTGTGCCGCAACCACCACGGTCTGATCGAGACGATCGTCGCGGCGACCCTGCTCGGGGCCGACGCGGTGCTGGTCAACACCGGGCTCTCGCCGGGGCAGCTCGCCACCGTCGCCGAGGAACAGCGGCTTCGGGTGCTCGTGCACGACGACGAGTTCGCCGAACGCGTCCTCACCCTGCCACCCGAACTGCCCCGACTGGACGAGCGCGCCCGTGAGGAGCTGGTCGTCGGCGCCCTGCCGGGTGAGCTGCACCCGCCGGAGCGCGACGGACGGATCATCGTGCTCACCTCCGGCACCACCGGCGCGCCGAAGGGCGCCCGCCGCCCGACCCCCAACGGCTTCGGGCCGCTGGTGTCCATCATCGACCGGATCCCGCTGCACACCCGCGACCGGGTGATGATCGCCGCCCCGATCTTCCACACCTGGGGATTCGCCGCACTCCAGGTCTGCTTCGCGCTGCGGGCCACCATCGTGCTGCACCGCCGCTTCGACCCGGCCGCCACGGTCGCCGCACTGGCCGACCACCGGTGCGACGCGCTGTTCGCCGTGCCGGTGATGCTCCAGCGGCTCCTGGAGCTGCCGTCGCCCGACCCGCGCCCCCCGCTGAAGGTGGTCGCGGTCAGCGGCTCCGCCCTGCCCGGCGGCCTCGCACCCCGGTTCATGGACGTCTACGGCGACGTCATGTACAACCTCTACGGCTCGACCGAGGTCTCCTGGGCCTCCATCGCCGGCCCCACCGACCTGCGCGCCGCGCCGACCACCGCTGGCCGGGCGCCGCACGGCACCCGCCTGGAGATCCTCGACGCCACCGGCGAGCCGGTGCCCGCAGGACGCGTCGGGAGGATCTTCGTGGGCAACGAGATGCTGTTCGAGGGGTACACCTCCGGCGCGAGCCGGGAGACCCGCGACGGGCTGCTCGACACCGGCGACCTGGGCCGGCTCAACGCCGACGGACTGCTCTTCGTCGACGGGCGGGCGGACGACATGATCGTCTCGGGTGGCGAGAACGTCTTCCCGTCCGAGGTGGAGGACCTGCTCGCCCAGCTCCCCCAGGTACGCGAGGCGGCCGTCATCGGCGTACCCGACCCCGAGTTCGGCCAGCGCCTCGCCGCGTTCCTCGCCCTGCACCCCGGCGAGACGCTGGACCCGGAGGCCGTCCGCGAGTACGTCCGGCACTACCTCGCCCGCTTCTCCGTGCCCCGGGACGTCGTGTTCGTGAAGTACCTGCCGCGCAACGCCACCGGCAAGGTGCTCACCCGCGAGTTGCGCCGCTACTTCGGCTGAACGCCGCTCCGCGGCCCTCAGCCGCCGGCCGGGTGCGGTCGCCACCCCCCGACTGAACGGGGGCGGGGGTGGCGGTCGCCCCGAGTCAGCCGGGGATCGCGATCCGGCCCTCGATCGCGGCGGCGGCGATGTCGGTGCGGTGCTGCGAACCGGCCAGCCCGATGCCACGCACCAGCTCGTACGCGGCGTCCCGCGCGGTGGCCAGGTCGGGGCCGGTGGCCGTACCGCAGAGGACACGGCCGCCCGCGGAGAGCAGCGCGCCATCGTCGGCCCGGCGGGCGGTGCCGGCGTGGATGATGCCCGGACCGTCCGCGCCGGTGATCACGTCGCCGGTGCGGGCGGCGGCCGGATAGCCCTCCGACGCGACCACCACCGTCACAGCGGCGCCGTCCCGCCAACGCAGCGGCGGGTGCTCGGCCAACGTGCCGGTCGCCGCCGCGTGCAGCAGCCCGCCGAGCGGCGTCTCCAGCAACGCCAGCACCACCTGCGTCTCCGGGTCACCGAAGCGCGCGTTGAACTCGATCACGCGGGGGCCGGCGGCGGTCATCGCCAGCCCCACGTAGAGGAGCCCGGCGAACGGGGCGCCCCGGCGGCGCAGCTCGGCCAGCGTCGGATGGACCACGTCCCGCATGACCTCGTCGACCAGGCCGGGCGGGGCCCACGGCAGCGGCGCGTACGCCCCCATGCCCCCGGTGTTCGGACCGGTGTCACCGTCGCCGATCCGCTTGAAGTCCTGCGCCGGCAGCAGCGGCACCGCGGCCTCGCCGTCGGTGACCACGAACAGGGACACCTCGGGGCCGTCCAGGTACTCCTCGATGACGACCCGGCCGCACTCCCGCGCGTGCTCCTCGGCACGGGCCCGGTCGTCGGTGACCACCACACCCTTGCCGGCGGCGAGACCGTCGTTCTTCACCACGTACGGCGGGCCGAACTCGTCCAGCGCGCGGGCCACGCTCTCCGGGTCGGCGCAGGTGTAGGCCCGCGCGGTCGGCACCCCCGCCGCGGTCATCACGTCCTTGGCGAACGCCTTCGACCCCTCCAGCCTGGCCGCCTCGGCGGACGGGCCGAACACCGGGATCCCCTTGGCGCGTACGGCGTCGGCCACGCCGGCGACCAGCGGCGCCTCCGGGCCGATCACCACGAGGTCGCTGCCGGTCTCGACCGCCAGCGCGGCCACCGCCGCGGGATCGGTCGCCTCGACCGTACGCAGTTCGGCGACCGCCGCGATCCCCGGATTACCCGGTGCCGCGATCAGCGTCGTGACCGCCGGATCGGACGCCAACCCGAGCGCGAGCGCGTGCTCGCGCCCCCCAGAACCCACCAGAAGTACCCGCACAAACCCGCATCCTACTGACCCCACCGCCAACCTCCCCCCACCGCCGCCTCCCCCCACCACCCCCGCCCCCGCCGCCCCGCCCCGCCGCCCCCGCCCCGCCCCGCCTCGGTGATCAAGAGGTTTGCGTCAAGTTTTGGCTCATCCGTGACGCAAACCTCTTGATCACTGGGAGGGGGCGGGGCGGCGGCTCAGGTGCGGCGGGCGGCGGCTACGGCTTGGCGGACCGTCCAGGGGATGTAGTCGGGGCGGAGGGTGTCGGCCCAGGTGAACCGGAGCACCGTCCAACCGGCGTTGACCAGACGGTTCTGCCGTCGGCGGTCGGCAAAGACCGCGTCCGGGGTGTCGTGCGAGTCCCGCCCGTCGGCCTCGGCGAGCACCCGCGGGGCACGCCAGCCCAGGTCACCGATGCCGAGCAGATAGCCGTCGTGGTCGCGTACCTCCAGTTGGAGCGCGTCCGGTGGCACCCGGCCGTCGACGCAGCGCAGCCGCGTACGCGTCTCCAGCGGCGACTGCGCCCGCCCGTCCGCCTCGGCCAGGTAGCCGCGAGCGGCAACCGCTCCCCGCCGGCCATGGATCATGCCCGGCACCGCCAGCAGGTCGTCCGGCGTGACGAGGCCACGGTTGAGCGCCGAGTCGAGCACGGACACCGCGGCGAACCGGTCAACCTTGAGGATGACGTCCGAGACGGTGCGGAGCGGTGAGGTGACCTTGAGGCCCACAACACCGGCGAGGTCGCCGGGAGTGACGGTCAGCTGATGCACCGCCAGCCACGGGGCCAGGCCACGCTGCGGCCGCGGTCGATCCACCGGCACCGAGACGTGGACCTGACCAGTCGAACGCAGACCGGCGATGCCGTGCAGCTCGAGAGCCGTCTCGTGGACGGCGAACGCACCCGGGCCGAGGCTGGTCACGGCAGCCCTTATCTGTGCCCGCCGCAGGGTCTCGACGCTCCGCGTCTCGCCCAGAACGAAGCACCCTCGCAGGACCCGCTGCCACCGACCGGACCTGCACATCTGCCGAACCTGGTCCTTGCTCAGGCCGGCACGCACGGCTTGCTCGACGGTCACCATCCCGTCCTGCCCGGCGGCGACCCTGCGCAAGATATCGAGTGGCGTCACCACCTCACGATGCCGGCGCGCCCCGCACCGCCGACACCCCTGTGGATAACCCCGACCCTCCCTGTGGACAACGCCCTGCCGGACCTGCCCAGCTCCGGGTCGACCGGCACCACGTCGTGATCAAGAGGTTTGCGTCAGAGATGAGCCCGAGCGTGACGCGAACCTCTTGATCACCGGGGAGAGCCCGGGAGGAGAGCCTGAGCGGAGAGCCCCGGGAGGAGGGCCCGGGGTTAGGGGAGGAGGGGGTGTTGGACCACGTTTTCCTCTCGGCCGGGGCCCACGCCGATGACGCTCACGCGGGTGTTGCAGAGTTCCTCGATGCGCGCGATGTAGCGGCGGGCGTTCTCCGGCAGCTCGTCCACGCTGCGAACCTTGGTGATGTCCTCCCACCAGCCGTCCAGCTCCTCGTAGACGGGCGTGGCGTGGTGGAAGTCGGTCTGGGTCATCGGCATGTCGTCGACGCGCTTGCCGTTGATCTCGTAGCCGACGCAGATCGGCACCTTCGGCAGGCCGGTGAGCACGTCCAGCTTGGTGATGACCAGGTCGGTCACGCCGTTGAGGCGGCAGGAGTAGCGGGCCACCACGGCGTCGAACCAGCCGCACCGGCGCTCCCGGCCGGTGGTGGTGCCGTACTCGTGGCCGATCTTGCGCAGGTGCTCCCCGTTGGCGTCGAAGAGCTCGGTCGGGAAGGGCCCGGACCCGACCCGCGTCGTGTACGCCTTGCTCACCGCGATGACCCGGTTGATGGCGGTCGGCGGGATGCCCGCGCCCACGCAGGCCCCGCCTGCGGTGGGGTTGGACGACGTCACGAACGGGTAGGTGCCGTGGTCCATGTCGAGCATGGTGGCCTGGGCGCCCTCCAGCAGGACCGTCTCGCCCCGGTCGAGGGCGTCCCAGAGCAGCCCCCGGGTCTCGGCGATGTACGGCTTCAGCCGCTCCGCGTACGCCAGGTATTCCTCGACCGTCGCCTCGACGTCGATCGCCTTGCGGTTGTAGACCTTGAACAGGATCTGGTTCTTCTCGCGCAGCGCGAGTTCCAGCTTCTTGCGCAGGATGCCCGGGTCGAGCAGGTCCTGCAGGCGGATGCCCATCCGGGCGACCTTGTCGCCGTAGGCCGGGCCGATGCCCCGGCCGGTGGTGCCGATCCGGGAGGAGCCGAGGTAACGCTCGACGACCCGGTCCAGCGCCCGGTGGTGCGGCATGATCAGGTGCGCGTCGCCGGAGATCCGCAGCCGGGAGACATCGACACCCCGCTCGGCGAGGCCGTCGATCTCGGTGAGCAGCACCTTCGGGTCGACCACGACACCGTTGCCGATGACGATCTTCGCGCTGGGCGAGAGCGCTCCGGAGGGCATCAGGTGCAGCGCGTACTTCTGGCCGTCCGGCGTGATCACCGTGTGCCCGGCGTTGTTGCCGCCTGAGTAACGCACCACGTAGTCGACCCGCTCACCCAGCAGGTCGGTAACCTTGCCCTTGCCCTCGTCGCCCCACTGAGCGCCGATGAGCACGATCGCTGGCATGTCTCTTGCCTCCAGAAAGGCTCGGGTGCCAGGTGGCGACCGCTCGGCGAGCCCGGGGTGTCAGGCTAACAAGAGGTAACGACGTGGTCGGCAGGGGTCGCGTCGACAGGTTGGAGGCTCCTCCCGTGTACGACGTGGTGCTGCTCACCCTCGCCTCGCAGCGGGACTCGTCCGGCGGCTGCGGCAGCGGTGGGGCCTGCTGTGGTGGCGTCACGGAGGGTGAGCACAG
This genomic stretch from Micromonospora krabiensis harbors:
- a CDS encoding adenylosuccinate synthase, whose amino-acid sequence is MPAIVLIGAQWGDEGKGKVTDLLGERVDYVVRYSGGNNAGHTVITPDGQKYALHLMPSGALSPSAKIVIGNGVVVDPKVLLTEIDGLAERGVDVSRLRISGDAHLIMPHHRALDRVVERYLGSSRIGTTGRGIGPAYGDKVARMGIRLQDLLDPGILRKKLELALREKNQILFKVYNRKAIDVEATVEEYLAYAERLKPYIAETRGLLWDALDRGETVLLEGAQATMLDMDHGTYPFVTSSNPTAGGACVGAGIPPTAINRVIAVSKAYTTRVGSGPFPTELFDANGEHLRKIGHEYGTTTGRERRCGWFDAVVARYSCRLNGVTDLVITKLDVLTGLPKVPICVGYEINGKRVDDMPMTQTDFHHATPVYEELDGWWEDITKVRSVDELPENARRYIARIEELCNTRVSVIGVGPGREENVVQHPLLP
- a CDS encoding type IV toxin-antitoxin system AbiEi family antitoxin domain-containing protein produces the protein MTPLDILRRVAAGQDGMVTVEQAVRAGLSKDQVRQMCRSGRWQRVLRGCFVLGETRSVETLRRAQIRAAVTSLGPGAFAVHETALELHGIAGLRSTGQVHVSVPVDRPRPQRGLAPWLAVHQLTVTPGDLAGVVGLKVTSPLRTVSDVILKVDRFAAVSVLDSALNRGLVTPDDLLAVPGMIHGRRGAVAARGYLAEADGRAQSPLETRTRLRCVDGRVPPDALQLEVRDHDGYLLGIGDLGWRAPRVLAEADGRDSHDTPDAVFADRRRQNRLVNAGWTVLRFTWADTLRPDYIPWTVRQAVAAARRT
- a CDS encoding AMP-binding protein → MDLPFIVTTLTRRGLLTPGRPIRVASQLSALRRWGWSLAGELRQAAARDPDRPAIIDEDGVELTYQRLLDRAERTARSLRAGLGIQAGDRIGVLCRNHHGLIETIVAATLLGADAVLVNTGLSPGQLATVAEEQRLRVLVHDDEFAERVLTLPPELPRLDERAREELVVGALPGELHPPERDGRIIVLTSGTTGAPKGARRPTPNGFGPLVSIIDRIPLHTRDRVMIAAPIFHTWGFAALQVCFALRATIVLHRRFDPAATVAALADHRCDALFAVPVMLQRLLELPSPDPRPPLKVVAVSGSALPGGLAPRFMDVYGDVMYNLYGSTEVSWASIAGPTDLRAAPTTAGRAPHGTRLEILDATGEPVPAGRVGRIFVGNEMLFEGYTSGASRETRDGLLDTGDLGRLNADGLLFVDGRADDMIVSGGENVFPSEVEDLLAQLPQVREAAVIGVPDPEFGQRLAAFLALHPGETLDPEAVREYVRHYLARFSVPRDVVFVKYLPRNATGKVLTRELRRYFG
- the purD gene encoding phosphoribosylamine--glycine ligase, which encodes MRVLLVGSGGREHALALGLASDPAVTTLIAAPGNPGIAAVAELRTVEATDPAAVAALAVETGSDLVVIGPEAPLVAGVADAVRAKGIPVFGPSAEAARLEGSKAFAKDVMTAAGVPTARAYTCADPESVARALDEFGPPYVVKNDGLAAGKGVVVTDDRARAEEHARECGRVVIEEYLDGPEVSLFVVTDGEAAVPLLPAQDFKRIGDGDTGPNTGGMGAYAPLPWAPPGLVDEVMRDVVHPTLAELRRRGAPFAGLLYVGLAMTAAGPRVIEFNARFGDPETQVVLALLETPLGGLLHAAATGTLAEHPPLRWRDGAAVTVVVASEGYPAAARTGDVITGADGPGIIHAGTARRADDGALLSAGGRVLCGTATGPDLATARDAAYELVRGIGLAGSQHRTDIAAAAIEGRIAIPG